The DNA sequence GAAATGGGATTGCAAGGTTCTGCAACGGCAACTTTAATAGCGCGCATTTTAATGATGTGTATTATTATAGTGGTTTTATATACCAACAAAAAATCATTATTTTATTTAAAAGGGGTAAAATGGAAAAATTTTCAAGCGGCCTATTTTCGTAAGCTTATATCCATAGGGTTGCCTTCTTCATTACAGTCTTTATTTGAAATAAGTTCGTTTGCCCTTGCTGCATTTATTGCAGGAATGCACAGTTATTTAGATACTTCCGCCCATTCGGTAACATCCAATTTGGCCTCTATAACCTTTCAAGTTTGTACCGGTTTTGGTGTGGCAGCAACTGTTAGAGTAGCCGGATATTATGGAGTTAAAAATATGGCAGATCTAAAAAAAGCAGGGATGGCAAATATTTATTTGGTTGTCGGTTTTATGACGATATGCGGTATACTTTTTATCATTTTTAAAGATCAACTTCCGTTAATATTTTTTGATAAAAGTAAAACCGAAGTTATTGCTATTGCTTCACGATTAGTGATTTTAACGGCATTATTTCAAATTTTTGACGGTATACAAGTGGTAAGCTTAGGCTGTTTACGAGCCATGAGAGATGTGAAAATTCCGACCCTTATTTGTTTTATAGCGTATATTATCTTAGCTATTCCCATAGGATACTATTTATGCATCCAACAAAAATTGGGAGCTGTGGGAACCTGGATCGGTTTGTGTATTGGGTTAGGATTTGCTGCCGTTATGTTGTTATGGCGTTTTCATATTCTTACGAAAGATAAAAAGAAATTTAACCATTGATTTTACTTTATTTAGAAAATAGTTCTAAATTACTTTCTATTAAAAGGGAAGAGGCTTTACCTGCATTAAAATCGCAAGTACTCGAAATTTTTTCTAAAATAAATTCGATTGAAAATGCCGTTTTAGGTTTGTTTGTAGATGCTTCAATGGAGATTAGAATTCAATCGTACAATAAATATATTTGGAAAGTTGAGGTCATGGATTTGCTTAACTATAAAATGTTTTTGTATTATTATTCAACCCAAAGGGTGCAACAACTAATTCAAGATATTTTTAAAGTATAATTACATATTTAAATTTCGTTAGTCTTCGACTAATACCTTATCTAAAAATTCAAATTCGAGATGTGGAAGAAGTTTTTTTATTAATTCCAAAAGGTTATAAATATCAATCCGTATTTCTTCTTCTTCCTTTGAACTTTGGTTTTCCAAAGAAAACAAATGCGTTTGACAACTATTTAGCATTGAAAGAATAGTAAAACCTAAATGTTTATAACTTCCGATACCTGCATATTCACTGTGTTTAGCGTGATCTTTCTTTAAATCATCAATCAAATCTTGTATGTGTTTATAAGGCTTGTGTTTCATATTTTAATTATATTTATACAAGCAAAGTAACAATACCTAGATAAGATAAATAATTATAAAATGTTAATTCGCACAACAACCGAAGAATATCTTATTTAATTCGTATAATTTTATATTTTTGTAAACAGATAAACGAAACAAACCATGAATGCTGATATTAGCTCTAAAAAAGTACATCACGGAAGAAATATAAAGAGATTGCGCGAAATGTTAGGCGTTAAACAAGATGCTTTAGCCGTTGAATTACATATAACGCAAGCAGGAGTATCTAAATTGGAAGCCAAAGAAGAAATTGAAAAAGAAACTCTTGAAAAAA is a window from the Apibacter sp. B3706 genome containing:
- a CDS encoding MATE family efflux transporter, translating into MDLKGHFKANIKLALPVVITQLGQVSVNFIDIIIIANLGERAVASSSLATSLFFIFLVFLLGFSYSMSPLISSSVANGNTDRVKKIFTHGMVLNVSLALGVILLLELCSPLMYKAGQDVSVIPDAITFLNISAWSLLPLMIFQSYRQFSEGISMTILVTIATIISNIVNVILNFGLIYGYWGLPEMGLQGSATATLIARILMMCIIIVVLYTNKKSLFYLKGVKWKNFQAAYFRKLISIGLPSSLQSLFEISSFALAAFIAGMHSYLDTSAHSVTSNLASITFQVCTGFGVAATVRVAGYYGVKNMADLKKAGMANIYLVVGFMTICGILFIIFKDQLPLIFFDKSKTEVIAIASRLVILTALFQIFDGIQVVSLGCLRAMRDVKIPTLICFIAYIILAIPIGYYLCIQQKLGAVGTWIGLCIGLGFAAVMLLWRFHILTKDKKKFNH